The genomic DNA ATGCGGTCACTGACCGAACGAAACAGTGAGCTGGCTAAGTTGGTCAGCGAAGAGGACGAATTGATCGATCAGATGGAGCTCGAGATCGATCAGCTCAGCATTGAGATATTGGGTTTGCAGCGGCCGACCGAGCACGATCTGAGATTGGTGGTCTCCGTGGCCAAGATCACGCCGATACTCGAACGTATCGCCGATCATGCGTCGAGCATCGCTGATGCGGCCGTCATTCTCAATAACGAACCGCAGATCGGGAACTACATCGATTTTTCGTTGATGGCCGATATTGCAGCAACGATGCTGCATGAGGCTCTTGATGCGTTCACATCCGAAGACGCGATGGCGTCGCGTGAGATCATCGCCCGCGACCAGCAGCTGGATAAATGTTACGGGCGTGTGTTCGACGAGCTATTGGCTCTGATGATCGAAAATCCGGCCGCCGCAAACGGCGCGGCCCGCCTTCTTTTCGTTGCCAAACACATTGAACGGATCGGGGATTATGTAAAAGACATTTGCGAATTGAACGTCTATCTTCGCGAAGCAGTTTTTATCAAACACGGCGCCAACAGCTAGTGGACATAAGTGTTATGTTCAAATATATTTATGTTCTCGTTTTACAATTTAGGTTACCGGAGAAAAAATAAAATGGCTTTTAGCTTTTTGCCGAAAGAAGACCACTATTTTGCGTTATTTTCGCAAATGACCGTAAAGATCCAAGAGGCAGCCCGCCTTTTGGTCGAACTGCTGCAGGGCTCGGATGAGAATTTTGACGCATTGTCGAAAAAGATCAAAAGCGTCGAACACGAGTGCGACGAGATCAACCACAGCGTCACTACCAAACTCAACAAATCGTTCATCACACCGTTCGACCGCGAAGATATATACACGCTGTCAGTCGCTCTCGATGACGTATGTGATTACATCGATGCGGCGGCTCGGGCGGTGGTGATGTATGACATTCACGAGTCCGACCCATTTGCAGTGGAGCTTGCCGTGGTCCTTGAAAAACAAGCGGCGGAGATCCACGGTGCGGTCTCGCATCTCAAAACAGCCAAGGGAATGGAGCAAAATCTGCTTGAGATCCAGCGGCTCGAGAATGATGCGGACGAGGTCTATTTCCGGGCGATGGCGGCACTCTTTAAGAATTCGGATGCCGTAAAGATCATCAAGTGGAAAGAACTCTACGAGATCCTTGAGAACGGCACTGACCGCTGCGAGAGCGTTGGCAACATCATCGAAAGCATCGTACTGAAGCACAACTAAGGCGCAACTATGGACGCAAACACAGTTTCCTTTGGATTGGTTGTCCTTATCATTGCTGTCGCTTTGATATTCGACTACGTGAACGGGTTTCATGATGCGGCAAATTCGATCGCGACCGTGGTCGCGACGCGCGTGCTTTCGCCGGGCGTTGCGGTCGCTTGGG from Acidobacteriota bacterium includes the following:
- the phoU gene encoding phosphate signaling complex protein PhoU, translating into MSEHASPHATSTGQWPPFSSSYGSREMEDMKIESQLDLLRDKILLLGGKTEDAVHRAMRSLTERNSELAKLVSEEDELIDQMELEIDQLSIEILGLQRPTEHDLRLVVSVAKITPILERIADHASSIADAAVILNNEPQIGNYIDFSLMADIAATMLHEALDAFTSEDAMASREIIARDQQLDKCYGRVFDELLALMIENPAAANGAARLLFVAKHIERIGDYVKDICELNVYLREAVFIKHGANS
- a CDS encoding DUF47 domain-containing protein, which produces MAFSFLPKEDHYFALFSQMTVKIQEAARLLVELLQGSDENFDALSKKIKSVEHECDEINHSVTTKLNKSFITPFDREDIYTLSVALDDVCDYIDAAARAVVMYDIHESDPFAVELAVVLEKQAAEIHGAVSHLKTAKGMEQNLLEIQRLENDADEVYFRAMAALFKNSDAVKIIKWKELYEILENGTDRCESVGNIIESIVLKHN